The nucleotide sequence AAGTTTAGAAATCCTTCacccctacccccccccccagtttgcTGCAAAGGGTAGAAAAGTAGGGCCAGAGCCGTCCAGTGTTGGGCCCgagaaaatataatttggccTCATTTTTCGAGACGAATCTATAGAGAGGATTTTTGTGGGGAAGAGGAGGGAGgaggttcgactgaaaatttgccaactgatacagggaaaaaaataaatcaatttttcgactcGTAAAAATGTTGATTCTCTGTTTCGaagcgaaaacttttgaaaatttgcagataTTTCGAGAGAACTAAAAACGTGATGTTTTTTCATGCAAGGAGTTTGTCttctggttttcaaaattttggaatctgaaatatttttcgaacactgcgagggcaaaatcttacgaaaaatttcgttttgagAAATAAAGAAAAGGGTTTTATTTCATCACAGGGTTTTTTTGCCGGGCCTTCCAGAAAGcagaaattgtaaatttttttggctttttgataGTTTCAGGGGTCATTGGATTTTTCACCTATTGGCTAATATTCACAAtcacaaattcaaaatgacgACGAAAATTTGTGTACGCATTTTATCTCGTTTTTCGGCCAAAAACACCGTTCGATTTCGTTTCGACAGCCTTGGAGGGTAGAGGAAGGAGGAGTAAggtcgcaaaaaatcgaatacagTTTCACAACAGCAATCATTCAAGTAAAAAACATAATCTACACGAGGAATAACGATAACAATATTTCATCTCGGCACAACTACCTTAATCTCGACTTTAGCTTCCGCACTTCATTCTGATCGTTTTCGAAACCCCACTTCAAAAACTTATCAACACATTCAGAGTCTGCCGTTTGCAAGGCATTCATTACACCCTCCCATTCGTGGAACCTGGTCAACTTGacgaatttataatttttcgcaGCCTCCGAGCTACCAAAATACCAGCGAAGGAAATTATCAAACGGGGTAAGTAATTGTTCAATGGGGTCAAGACGTGGCCTCTTCGACGCTTCTCGTAAACCACGGTTAGAGGCCAGTACTCGTAATTGTCGTAATTGTTCAGTGGACCCACGTTGTAACCTATTCGACGCTTCTCGTGAACCATCGTCGAAGGTTACTCGTCGTAATTGTTCAATGGACCCACGTTGTGACCTATTCGATGCTTCTCGTATGAAATTATTCAgaattaattcaaaaacatcGTCGATAATCAACGACTTCTTCAACTTTGATACCTTCTCTGCGCCTACGGCACACCAAGATACAAACTCGACGAATCTTTGCTCGTGGAATCCGGAAAATTGTCCACGAGCAAAATTACGATGACAGTAGATTAAAAACTCTTCCttcatttctttgaaattctTGTTATTGGAGGGGAATCTTCTGGAGAGATTCGCAACTGCATCGAATCGACAATCGTCTAATTTGCAGTAAATCCAACCCAAGCATTCCGGACTCGAGACCAAGCCTTTGATGAACTGATCAGCTTTTTCATCATCGTGGAAGGTATTGCGAATGAAGAGATGACATTGAGTTGCTTCATCTTCGTCGCAAGAAGCAATACGATCTAAATTCGACATCATCATTTCTCTGCACATGTTCTCCAAACGACGCGGGTTCTTCTCGAAAAAGTTTAAGTAATCGCTCAGCTCGGAAAACAGCCCTTTGTTGAAACAATCGTTGAAGTAATCATTCAGCTGGTCGATATTCGTCGCAGTACTctgcttgaatttttcaacttcgtcATCACTTCCTAAACACACCTTCATCAGTCGCTCTAGATCCGAGGGTTTggcacgaatcattaatttacgccaattttttagccatatttcttttttgaacaaGTCGCTAGTGTTGACCAGTATTTCGAACATGAACGTTAGATCGTAATGGTGCACGCCTCGTACAGTGCAATCTAATGTGTCGAAAAAACGAACTCCTGAAACGTTAGATTTCAAAGAGTCGTCGACGCTGGTCCACAATTCAAGAAGTATGGCGCTGGTTTGCTTCACCCTCGTCAGCTCCGATTCAGAAGGATTGAACAACCATTGCCATAATTGGTGTGCAATTCTGGCAAACAATTCTGCAGACATGTGGTTTTTCATGTACGTCCACGAAACCATCGCGTACTCGTAATATTTAGGATGAGTgacaaagttacaaaaaatgcGATCGCCAATATCTGAACACAGGTTTTGAGCTAGCTCTTCGCTTAGGTTGAGCAGCACACGCTTCATCGAATAGAAATCCTTCGCCGCTATAATTACTCTACTCGCGGATATTTTATCAGGTTCAGTCTCCTTATCCCATAGGTAATCGAAGGCGGACCAATTTCGATTATTCGCAACGACAACCAAAAATACTGTAGGCCTATGGAATAGTGGGGGATATAATAGATTAGCTCTAGGAATAATAATCGGAACATTATTCAACTTATTGTTCCAGTACTGCATCAATCGAGAATTGTCAAATATATCAGTCATTTGATTTACCGAAGGCCACATTTGCATGATTTGCTCCTCCAGACAAAACATACACGCGATCCTGAAACGCATCTTTGGATCTAGTTGTGATTCTTCCTTCATCAGGAAATTTCTAATGGAGCGTTGGAAACAAATGGTGCCATCTGGATCGCATACAATATTATCGAAGCCTTTTACCAGAATATCAACGTGTTTTTCATCTAGAACATTGTAGTATTTGGGCTTGAGCGAGTGCATCGGTGTTGGACGAATTGGACGTGATGTTCTTACGACCTGCTGCAGACACCAAGGCGGCGGCGCCTGTTCCCCGATCAGCTTGTCCCACATATTGGACACGTATCTTCCCGTCACTGCTGCCCTAAAATTCGCCTCCCACATTTTTATCTCTTCTCCAATTGTCGATATACGGTCGTCGATAATTGCTTTGATGGGAGGCGGGACTGCGATATGTTCTTGGCCACTTTCAGGCATTTCGGGTGATGTAAACCATACAGGACGACCATCGTGAGCCGGATTATAATACTTGTTTCGCCATAACATCAATGCTTTATTGGTAGCAGCCAGCATTTGTAACGATAATGACTGCTCTCCGCGTAAGAAACTGAATGTCGTCGATCGAGGCGGATTAGCCTGAATGTCTCCGTCCATTTCCATATTTTGCAACGATTATCCTTTTTCAATCGGCAACCAAACGAATTATCTTCGTAGCGAGGTACCCTttggaaatctaaaaattgaacgaaaagtTGTCATCAGAATACCATTTgaattcggaaatttttttgcctCAACTACGAGTAATAAGTACGGTATGCAAGTAGCACAGTAAGGAAAATTCTACATATCATCACTAGGCATTGGACATAACTGCTATGGTTTATTTAATACAATGTAGAATTATTGTGAGTTATTATATTGTATAATGTGTACTCAACTTATTCGGGCACCCCTAGATCAGagctgg is from Planococcus citri chromosome 1, ihPlaCitr1.1, whole genome shotgun sequence and encodes:
- the LOC135844958 gene encoding uncharacterized protein LOC135844958 isoform X1, producing the protein MEMDGDIQANPPRSTTFSFLRGEQSLSLQMLAATNKALMLWRNKYYNPAHDGRPVWFTSPEMPESGQEHIAVPPPIKAIIDDRISTIGEEIKMWEANFRAAVTGRYVSNMWDKLIGEQAPPPWCLQQVVRTSRPIRPTPMHSLKPKYYNVLDEKHVDILVKGFDNIVCDPDGTICFQRSIRNFLMKEESQLDPKMRFRIACMFCLEEQIMQMWPSVNQMTDIFDNSRLMQYWNNKLNNVPIIIPRANLLYPPLFHRPTVFLVVVANNRNWSAFDYLWDKETEPDKISASRVIIAAKDFYSMKRVLLNLSEELAQNLCSDIGDRIFCNFVTHPKYYEYAMVSWTYMKNHMSAELFARIAHQLWQWLFNPSESELTRVKQTSAILLELWTSVDDSLKSNVSGVRFFDTLDCTVRGVHHYDLTFMFEILVNTSDLFKKEIWLKNWRKLMIRAKPSDLERLMKVCLGSDDEVEKFKQSTATNIDQLNDYFNDCFNKGLFSELSDYLNFFEKNPRRLENMCREMMMSNLDRIASCDEDEATQCHLFIRNTFHDDEKADQFIKGLVSSPECLGWIYCKLDDCRFDAVANLSRRFPSNNKNFKEMKEEFLIYCHRNFARGQFSGFHEQRFVEFVSWCAVGAEKVSKLKKSLIIDDVFELILNNFIREASNRSQRGSIEQLRRVTFDDGSREASNRLQRGSTEQLRQLRVLASNRGLREASKRPRLDPIEQLLTPFDNFLRWYFGSSEAAKNYKFVKLTRFHEWEGVMNALQTADSECVDKFLKWGFENDQNEVRKLKSRLR